The nucleotide sequence TTCTGCACAAAGGCCAGAAGTTTGAGCAGGAGGGCCTCACAGGTGGCCTGGAATGCGACGGCCGAACTCTCGAACCGCTTCAGCAATTGAGTCCTGATGAGGCCGACCACCTGTTTCTGCCGTCCGTGCTCCATGGGATCAATAGCTTCGTCTTTCCCCCGATAGTAGGCCAGAGGATAGTAAACCCCCAGTCTGAGCAGAGGACGGTTCCGGCTCATAGCCTTCTCGATGCAGTCCAGAAGAGAACCATATGTCTTGGTCAGAGAATACGCGACGACCTTGGGTGCTTTGCGCTCGGGGAAAAGGATTTCGCGCCCGCGGTGTTGCTTCTGGCTTTCCCGAACATAAGCCCGGCTTCGCTGGACAACAAGAGCCCGGAACAAGTCGTCCTTGGCCAGGACCTCCTCGGCCTCTTTCAACGTGATGCCACCGGCGTCGTACGGGTTGCCGTCGATAACCTTCTCCAGGGCCTTTTCCATTTTCCTGAAGTGTCCCGAAAGGCTGTGAATCCCGAGAGGTGCCTCTTTGAAATGGTCACCCTCTTTGCGCGAGAACAACTCAATCAGGTGCTGCAGATCCGGGAGCTTGTTGTTTATTGGCGTTGCGGTGAGAAGGAATACTTGCTTTCCTTCGGCCATCTCGAAGAGTCTTCTGCTGCGAGCGGCAGCCTGATTGCGGAAATGATGGGCCTCATCGATAACGATAGCATCGACTACCCGTGCGATTCTGTCCATGCGCTCCTGGTAAATGCCCTCGCGAAGCAGATCCGTATGGTTATAGGTGGCGAGGTTGCTGAAATCGCCGGACTGGTCGGGTAGGTACCGGCGCAGATCGTCTTCCCAAACCGGTCCGCGCGCAGATTTGGGCACGAAGAGCGCAACCTTCTTGCGGTCGTGTAGGAGTCTCTCAATCACCATCAGCCCGATATATGTCTTACCCAGACCCACTCCATCACAGAGGAGAGCCCCGCCATGGCTTTTGGCGATCTTCATGAGGGCGCGATAACCATCCTTTTGGTACTGGTCCAGTATAGGGTAGACCTGTGATTCTTCGAGTTCCCACTCACCGATAGTCATCTCATGACCGCGATAAAATTCGTGGAGCGATTTGGCGTAGACCTGGAACGGAGTGTATTGACGGATGTGGCGTTCAATGACCCTTAGGACTTCCTCGGACACATCCTCGGCCTTACCCCAGTGCTTCTCGAACCATTCCTGCAGCAAATCGACCTCACGGCGAATCTGAATATTCAATTCAACGTTTGTCGTGAGGCCCGGATGAGTGAAGTTGCTGGAACCCACGAGAGCGGATGACCCGATCACGGCCTGCTTGGCGTGGGTGATATAAGCCTTGGCGTGAAACTTGTCCTGTGTATAGATCCTGCAGGCTACTTGACCCTTGGCTATGGCATCTACCATCGCTGGCACACCGGTCAGGAAATCATTCGACTCCTTTTCCTTCTCAATGCTCTGGTCGAGGACAGTCTTTGCGGCTTCAATGCCTGCCAGGAGTGCCTTTTTGGTCCGCATTGACACCTGGTCACCCATGAGAATCCGCAACTTCTCGAGCTTCTGCCACTGACCGTCAAGGGCGAGCAACGCCCCAATTTCGAAGTAACCTGTTGCTATGTCGAACCGATTGGCGACGTCGGCCCATTCGTGCAGGTACTGCCTGACCTTCCAGTCGGAATCACTGTTATCGACAATAAACAGGTCTCCGCCGGAGCGCTTCTTTGTGTCGCTTGTCACCTTGTGATCTGCCTTGGCCGCTTGTTTTTGGCTTCCCCTAACCGGTTTGTCCGTATGCCAACGGTCAGTGTCAACCGGAAGACCCGCCCTATCTCCCGTCGCAGTACTTACGTCACTACCAATATAGGCTGTCAAGGCCCGCAAACGCAAGCGGGACTGTCACAAAAAAACCGGGATCGTCTAGACGGGAAATGTGAACGTGCTCGCAGGCTGTCCTGGAGAGCTGACGTTCTCCCAAAAAACTGGACCAATGTGAGCTTAAGGATTTCACTGTAAGCGGTTCTTGGAAGGAGGACGGCACAGTGAAGAAGAAGCGCTTCACAGAACAACAGATAGCTTATGCCCTGCGATTGGCCGAGCAGGGGACCCGGGTGGTGGAGATCTGTCGGAAGCTGGGCGTATCCGAGCCGACATTTTATGCTTGGAAGAAGAAGTATGCGGGGATGGGGGTTTCGGAGCTTAGGCGAGTCAAGCAGCTTGAGGAGGAGAACCGTCGGCTGAAGCAGGTGGTGGCGGATCTGACGCTGGACAAGCAGATGCTTCAGGAGGTGCTGTCAAAAAAGTTCTGAAGCCCGCGCGCAAACGAGAGGCGGTGACATGTTTGACCGAAGGGTATGAAGCAAGTCATCGTCGGGCGTGTGGGCTCTTAGAGCTTGGCCGATCGACGTTTTACTACGTATCTCAGCGCAAGGACGATCGGGCAATACGTATGCGATTACGAGAGCTGGCCGCAGCCAGGCCACGGTTCGGTTACCGTCGACTGTATCTGCTGTTGCGAAGGGAGGGTTGGCGAATCAACCACAAGCGGGTGTATCGGCTCTACGGGGAGGAAGGTTTGAGTGTAAGAACCAAGAAGCGTCGCAAGCGGGCCAGCCACTGCCGGGTGGCGCCAGCACCTCCCTCAGCACCCAACCAGCGTTGGAGTATGGATTTCATCGCGGATACCCTCGACAACGGGCGGCGTTTTCGGGCGTTAACGATCGTAGATGTGTTCACTCGGGAGTGCCTCGCAATCGAGGCTGACTTCTCGCTGCCTGCCCGCCGGGTTACGGCGGTTCTCAACCGTTTGGCGGCCACCCGGGGACTGGCCAGGATTATCACGGTCGACAACGGTTCGGAGTTCTTCTCCAAGGAGATGGACTCTTGGGCCTACCGCAACGGCGTACAGCTCGATTTCATCCGACCCGGCAAGCCGGTTGAGAACGCCTACATCGAAAGCTTCAACGGCCGGCTCAGAGACGAATGCCTCAATGCCGAGCTGTTCTTGACATTGGACGATGCCAGGTGCAAATTGGCTGAGTGGAAACAAGACTACAACAAGGTACGTCCGCACACCTCCCTGGGCGACATTCCTCCCTCGGAGTTCGCGGATCAATGGATTTCAAACCGACCGCAGAAAGTCGAAATCCTTAACCAAGAAGTGGTGCAGTTAACGGGGTGAGGTCAGAGGTCAACAGGACTAACCTAAAAAGTGGTACAATAACTGGGGGCGGGTCAGCCGGGTAGTCCCATTCAGCGTCAGATTGCCCTGTGCGTCGTGTTTTACCTCGATCCGACTCAAGGGTCGCCTTTCCTCCTCCGAGGCCCTCCTACGGCTATTCAGGAAGCCGTACACAGCTCCGAGGCTTGGAAATCGTTCATCAGGCGGGCGGATGGCCCACTGACGGTGTGCATCATACAGATTCTGTGGCATTTGATCCTCCTACTCGATTGGGATTGGTTGATGGATGAGCGGCGGGTGTGGTGCCGCCAGTTCAGTGTAGGAGGATGCCCAGTATCGTCAATTGCCCTTCAAGGCAATTGCGGTGATTTCATGTGGCCCCATTAAGAGAACTCGACTACATATCGCCAAATATTGGTTATGCCTTTCGCTGTTCGCCGAGGATAGGATGCGCAATACGGGAAGATGATGCTCGTAGGAGTTCTGAGGCATTCATATATATAGTAAATGGCAAAGCCAAGAGCCTGTGGCTTAGTTGCAAGTGGGCTAAGATATAGGTTAGTTAGTCCATACCTACACTTGAGCCGCTTGACCGTGGTCTGCAATACACTCGCTACCGTGAACGGGTCGTTGGCCGGAGCGAAGAGATGCTCGGTGTGATCACTCGTGCCATCCCCAATATCTTCTGCGGCCGCGTTTGCCCGAAGCCTATTCTCCATATACATGTCCGCTTTCAGCGATGGCAAACCAAACAATTGAATCTTCCTTGAGCTTCTCTTGTAGTCGGCAACGTGA is from Acidobacteriota bacterium and encodes:
- a CDS encoding helicase-related protein, encoding MTSDTKKRSGGDLFIVDNSDSDWKVRQYLHEWADVANRFDIATGYFEIGALLALDGQWQKLEKLRILMGDQVSMRTKKALLAGIEAAKTVLDQSIEKEKESNDFLTGVPAMVDAIAKGQVACRIYTQDKFHAKAYITHAKQAVIGSSALVGSSNFTHPGLTTNVELNIQIRREVDLLQEWFEKHWGKAEDVSEEVLRVIERHIRQYTPFQVYAKSLHEFYRGHEMTIGEWELEESQVYPILDQYQKDGYRALMKIAKSHGGALLCDGVGLGKTYIGLMVIERLLHDRKKVALFVPKSARGPVWEDDLRRYLPDQSGDFSNLATYNHTDLLREGIYQERMDRIARVVDAIVIDEAHHFRNQAAARSRRLFEMAEGKQVFLLTATPINNKLPDLQHLIELFSRKEGDHFKEAPLGIHSLSGHFRKMEKALEKVIDGNPYDAGGITLKEAEEVLAKDDLFRALVVQRSRAYVRESQKQHRGREILFPERKAPKVVAYSLTKTYGSLLDCIEKAMSRNRPLLRLGVYYPLAYYRGKDEAIDPMEHGRQKQVVGLIRTQLLKRFESSAVAFQATCEALLLKLLAFVQKHEPPDSERWQVSHSALIQRIRDHQIERGAIEEEDFEDDVIPEELLELFEDLDPKEYDVAKIIKDTLLDLDLLAEFLEELKSFTPKNDDKLRALVSVIKRDKRLKKHKVLIFSEYIDTARYLGRELHARGIGPLQEVDSGTKRDRGQIIKAFAPYYNKLLADAIERLGDNEIRVLVSTDVLSEGLNLQDASCIVNYDLHWNPVRLMQRIGRVDRRLDRTIENRILRDRPDQIDDPRQVHIWNFLPPDDLDRLLNLYNKVSKKTLRISKVFGIEGKKLITPDDDYDALRDFDHAYEGEVTSTEKMFLEYQRLLRNHPGLAEQLDGLPLKVFSGKSHPTEDASAVFLCYSIPARDAEKGEWTREAGNCRWYLYDCKTEGIEEDPTAMVDLIRSTTRTARKTSMQQKSLSEIRGTIDKHIKNTYLKKGQAPLGVKPTLLAWMELC
- a CDS encoding IS3 family transposase (programmed frameshift), with the protein product MKKKRFTEQQIAYALRLAEQGTRVVEICRKLGVSEPTFYAWKKKYAGMGVSELRRVKQLEEENRRLKQVVADLTLDKQMLQEVLSKKVLKPARKREAVTCLTEGYEASHRRACGLLELGRSTFYYVSQRKDDRAIRMRLRELAAARPRFGYRRLYLLLRREGWRINHKRVYRLYGEEGLSVRTKKRRKRASHCRVAPAPPSAPNQRWSMDFIADTLDNGRRFRALTIVDVFTRECLAIEADFSLPARRVTAVLNRLAATRGLARIITVDNGSEFFSKEMDSWAYRNGVQLDFIRPGKPVENAYIESFNGRLRDECLNAELFLTLDDARCKLAEWKQDYNKVRPHTSLGDIPPSEFADQWISNRPQKVEILNQEVVQLTG